A window from Methyloterricola oryzae encodes these proteins:
- the pgaC gene encoding poly-beta-1,6-N-acetyl-D-glucosamine synthase has protein sequence MLVLLSTFHHQLGAWLHMFATWRDVGMRDAQGWLERVPWPAVGDAVSSFVFYYPLVMSYVWMIGAILFYLIWERRDGDMVEDMPRRSDLPPVSILIPCFNEAQNIRETVEFLLQQKYPDFEILAINDGSRDRTLSILRSLAKRHERVRVVNLHTNQGKAMALKAGALLARHEFLVCIDGDALLAPEACAWMVRHFLDNPRVGAVTGNPRIRTRSSLLGKIQVGEFSAIVGLIKRAQRVYGRVFTVSGVIAAFRKSALHQVGYWSNDMVTEDIDISWKLQIRGWDIRFEQNALCWVLMPETLNGLWKQRLRWSQGGAEVLLRYARPVCRWSARRMWPIFMECLVSIIWSYLMAGMLVVALMELLSEREPLVASSLMAGWSGMLLSITCLTQFGVSLAIDSRFERRHGGVSRYYYWMIWYPLIYWLNNVITTVVGFLKAVSKERGQRAVWVTLDRGILNRDRTRH, from the coding sequence ATGCTCGTCTTGCTGAGCACGTTTCACCATCAACTGGGCGCCTGGCTGCACATGTTTGCCACATGGCGGGATGTGGGGATGCGAGACGCCCAAGGCTGGCTGGAGCGGGTGCCCTGGCCCGCGGTCGGCGATGCCGTATCCAGTTTCGTGTTCTATTATCCGCTGGTCATGTCCTATGTTTGGATGATCGGTGCGATCCTGTTTTACCTCATCTGGGAGCGGCGCGATGGGGACATGGTCGAGGATATGCCGAGGCGCTCGGACCTGCCGCCAGTATCCATCCTCATCCCCTGCTTCAACGAAGCCCAGAACATCCGCGAGACCGTGGAATTTCTGCTGCAGCAGAAATACCCGGATTTCGAGATCCTTGCCATCAATGATGGCAGCCGGGACCGCACCCTGAGTATCCTGCGGTCGCTGGCGAAACGCCATGAACGGGTGCGCGTGGTCAATCTGCATACCAACCAGGGCAAGGCGATGGCTCTGAAAGCGGGCGCCCTGCTGGCGCGGCATGAATTCCTGGTCTGTATCGACGGCGATGCTCTGCTCGCCCCGGAGGCCTGCGCCTGGATGGTCCGGCATTTTCTGGATAATCCGCGGGTAGGCGCGGTGACCGGAAATCCGCGCATCCGCACCCGTTCCAGCTTGCTGGGCAAGATCCAGGTCGGCGAATTTTCTGCCATCGTAGGGCTGATCAAGCGCGCACAGCGGGTTTATGGGCGGGTATTCACGGTTTCCGGTGTCATTGCGGCCTTTCGCAAGTCCGCCCTGCACCAGGTCGGCTACTGGAGCAATGACATGGTGACCGAGGATATCGACATCAGTTGGAAGCTCCAGATCCGAGGATGGGACATCCGCTTCGAACAGAATGCCCTGTGCTGGGTATTGATGCCGGAAACCCTCAACGGCCTTTGGAAGCAGCGACTGCGCTGGTCTCAGGGCGGCGCGGAAGTCCTGCTTCGCTACGCGCGGCCAGTCTGTAGGTGGTCCGCCCGGCGCATGTGGCCCATATTTATGGAGTGCCTGGTTAGCATCATCTGGTCCTACCTCATGGCCGGCATGCTGGTTGTGGCGCTCATGGAGTTGCTGAGTGAACGCGAGCCATTGGTGGCGTCGAGTTTGATGGCGGGATGGTCGGGCATGCTGCTGAGTATCACCTGCCTGACCCAGTTTGGGGTCAGCCTGGCCATTGACTCCCGTTTCGAACGGCGCCACGGGGGTGTCAGCCGCTATTACTACTGGATGATCTGGTACCCGCTGATCTACTGGCTCAACAATGTCATCACCACCGTCGTCGGTTTTCTCAAGGCTGTGTCCAAGGAGCGGGGACAGCGTGCAGTATGGGTGACCCTGGACAGAGGAATCTTGAACCGTGACCGAACTCGTCATTAA
- a CDS encoding alpha/beta fold hydrolase, whose amino-acid sequence MQTTTVDFLAVDSSTQVRYQIACPKTRPAQGSVLLLQGRGDCLELYAEVTQELTGRGFSVYAFDWRGQGLSTRPLADHLASHVSSFEDYLNDLHQFVTRIWQPDTRHRLILGQSMGAHLALRYLAEHNLDVSGALLCAPMIGVKTRRWSAALAPIIMEGMAGLGLTEACIPGNRSYRPSERKFEDNPLTSDERRFHLRADAVRQIPDLDVDGPTFGWMDAALRSAAILNAEGYVEGITTPVVILVGDSDVVVDLESLRAMAKRLRNCRFLMLEGAKHEVMMETDTVRALFWQAFDRMAEPSASGA is encoded by the coding sequence ATGCAAACCACCACTGTCGATTTTCTTGCCGTGGACTCCTCGACCCAGGTGCGCTATCAGATAGCCTGCCCTAAAACTAGGCCGGCCCAGGGAAGCGTTCTGTTGCTGCAGGGGAGAGGCGACTGCCTGGAACTCTATGCGGAAGTCACGCAGGAGCTTACTGGACGTGGATTCTCGGTCTATGCCTTTGACTGGCGCGGCCAGGGACTCTCCACCCGTCCCCTGGCAGACCACCTGGCGTCCCACGTGAGCAGTTTTGAAGACTATCTGAACGACCTGCACCAGTTCGTCACCCGGATCTGGCAGCCAGACACGAGGCACCGCCTCATCCTCGGCCAGTCCATGGGTGCGCATCTGGCGTTGCGCTATCTTGCGGAACACAATCTGGACGTGTCAGGCGCCCTGCTCTGCGCTCCCATGATCGGGGTAAAGACCCGGCGTTGGTCCGCGGCGCTCGCGCCCATCATCATGGAAGGCATGGCAGGACTGGGCTTGACGGAAGCCTGCATTCCGGGAAACCGCTCGTACCGGCCCTCGGAGCGAAAATTCGAGGACAACCCTCTGACCAGTGACGAACGGCGCTTCCATTTACGCGCCGATGCAGTACGGCAGATTCCCGATCTGGATGTGGATGGGCCCACGTTCGGTTGGATGGATGCCGCCTTACGATCGGCGGCGATCCTGAACGCTGAAGGCTATGTGGAAGGTATCACGACCCCGGTGGTCATCTTGGTGGGCGACAGCGATGTTGTCGTCGATCTTGAGTCCCTGCGTGCCATGGCTAAAAGGCTTCGTAACTGCCGCTTTCTGATGCTGGAGGGCGCCAAGCACGAAGTCATGATGGAAACCGACACGGTACGCGCCCTGTTCTGGCAGGCGTTCGATCGCATGGCAGAGCCTTCAGCCTCAGGTGCCTGA
- a CDS encoding thioredoxin domain-containing protein, whose translation MTQIAPSNRLAKETSPYLRQHANNPVDWFPWGDEALALAKQENKPVLLSIGYSACHWCHVMAHESFEDGKTAAVMNELFVNIKVDREERPDLDKIYQLSHQLLTRRSGGWPLTVFLNPHDQTPFFSGTYFPKEARYNLPAFASLLQQVSRYYTEQSEAVSNNGVAFREALQQLAREEGRTGQTDLDVALPGKLLRACEVSFDRVNGGFGGAPKFPHPSTLEFLSRQAGRSVSARSMLSLTLEKMAAGGIYDHLGGGFCRYAVDSEWLIPHFEKMLYDNAGLLSLYAKASRLLDSENLRRVAAETGAWVMREMQAPEGGYYSSLDADSEGVEGKFYVWDRSAVKALLTPEEYSVAALYFGLNETPNFEGCWHLHAEMGLEVVAERLRQPRERIQDLLVLARSKLLEARAERVRPGLDDKVLAAWNALMIKGMLVAGRTLQREDFIASGQQAFDFLHERLWRDDRLLATYKDGVARHQAYLDDHAFLLDAGLELLQTRWRSSDLLWIIQLANALLARFQNQESGGFYFTADDHEALIHRPSPMEDEATPSGNGIAALALARLGHLLGEMRYVDAAERVFKAACSRMSQYPQAHASLMMALEDWFNPPPLLVIRADLAEGAVWRSAAEKALGGELLCFLIPPDAADLPGLLAERGYPGHPVAYLCKGGTCLPPIESARQLADLNSLAV comes from the coding sequence ATGACGCAAATCGCCCCGAGCAACCGCCTGGCCAAGGAAACCAGCCCGTACTTGCGCCAGCATGCCAATAATCCCGTGGATTGGTTTCCCTGGGGCGATGAAGCCCTTGCTTTGGCCAAACAAGAGAACAAGCCGGTCCTTCTGTCCATCGGTTATTCGGCCTGTCATTGGTGCCATGTGATGGCGCATGAATCCTTCGAAGATGGGAAGACTGCGGCCGTCATGAACGAATTGTTCGTCAATATCAAGGTGGATAGAGAGGAAAGGCCGGACCTGGACAAGATCTACCAGTTGTCACACCAGTTGCTGACGCGCCGTTCCGGCGGTTGGCCTCTGACAGTGTTTTTGAACCCCCACGACCAGACACCGTTTTTCAGCGGCACCTATTTCCCTAAGGAAGCGCGCTACAACTTGCCCGCCTTTGCATCTCTGCTGCAGCAGGTGTCCCGTTACTACACGGAGCAAAGCGAGGCCGTGAGCAATAACGGCGTTGCATTCCGCGAAGCGTTGCAGCAACTGGCGCGGGAAGAGGGACGAACCGGGCAAACGGACTTGGACGTCGCGCTGCCGGGAAAGCTGCTGCGGGCATGCGAAGTCAGTTTCGATCGTGTGAACGGCGGCTTTGGTGGTGCGCCCAAGTTCCCGCATCCCTCGACCCTGGAATTTCTTTCGCGGCAGGCAGGCCGGTCGGTCAGCGCACGCTCGATGCTGAGCCTGACCCTGGAAAAGATGGCGGCTGGCGGCATCTACGATCATCTTGGAGGTGGCTTTTGCCGCTATGCCGTGGATTCGGAATGGCTGATTCCGCATTTCGAGAAGATGCTTTACGACAATGCAGGCCTGCTCTCACTGTATGCCAAGGCTTCGCGCTTACTGGATTCAGAGAACCTGCGGCGAGTCGCTGCGGAAACCGGCGCATGGGTCATGCGGGAAATGCAGGCCCCGGAGGGTGGCTACTATTCCAGCCTGGACGCCGACTCGGAAGGGGTGGAGGGCAAGTTCTACGTTTGGGACAGGAGCGCAGTCAAAGCGCTGCTGACGCCCGAGGAATACTCGGTCGCGGCCCTCTACTTCGGCCTGAACGAGACGCCCAATTTCGAGGGATGCTGGCACCTGCACGCAGAGATGGGTCTGGAGGTCGTGGCCGAACGGCTGCGGCAGCCTCGGGAGCGGATTCAAGACTTGCTGGTCTTAGCCCGTAGCAAACTGCTGGAGGCGCGCGCGGAGCGGGTGCGCCCAGGCCTCGACGACAAGGTGCTTGCCGCCTGGAACGCCCTGATGATCAAAGGCATGCTGGTGGCCGGTCGAACGCTACAACGCGAAGACTTCATCGCATCCGGACAACAGGCATTCGATTTCCTCCATGAGCGTCTGTGGCGCGATGATCGTTTGCTGGCCACCTATAAGGATGGCGTCGCTCGTCATCAGGCTTACCTGGATGACCACGCCTTCCTGCTGGATGCTGGGTTGGAACTATTGCAGACCCGTTGGAGAAGCTCGGATCTTCTATGGATCATACAATTGGCGAACGCCTTGCTTGCGCGTTTCCAGAACCAGGAGAGCGGCGGCTTTTACTTCACCGCTGACGATCACGAAGCGCTAATACACCGTCCAAGCCCCATGGAGGACGAGGCCACCCCCTCGGGGAATGGAATTGCGGCACTGGCGCTGGCGCGCCTTGGCCATCTGTTGGGGGAGATGCGCTACGTGGATGCGGCCGAGCGGGTTTTTAAGGCCGCATGTTCCAGAATGAGTCAGTACCCCCAGGCCCATGCGAGCTTGATGATGGCACTGGAGGATTGGTTCAATCCGCCGCCCTTGCTGGTCATCCGAGCGGACCTGGCGGAAGGTGCCGTCTGGCGTAGTGCAGCTGAGAAGGCGCTGGGGGGCGAACTGCTGTGTTTTCTCATTCCCCCCGATGCGGCCGACTTGCCAGGGCTATTGGCGGAGCGTGGCTACCCCGGCCATCCTGTTGCCTATCTGTGCAAGGGCGGAACATGTCTGCCGCCGATCGAATCCGCCCGTCAACTAGCCGATCTCAATAGCCTTGCCGTGTAA
- the gluQRS gene encoding tRNA glutamyl-Q(34) synthetase GluQRS has protein sequence MDPARKASNAHDLPYRGRFAPSPTGPLHLGSLFTALASYLQARAHGGAWLIRIDDVDCARSVPGAADAILTTLERFSLFWDGAAVYQSQRTAHYQSAVERLSAQGRLYACTCTRKNLVQWPRYPGLCRGRPNPTAMPHALRLITEGEVVTVLDGLQGAYSQDFDREVGDFIVWRSDGIHAYHLATVVDDAEAGITEVVRGVDLLESTPRQVLLQRALNFHTPAYLHLPVLVDKAGIKLSKQTGAAPVDLRKPGELLYSLLPLLGFSPPSELSDAPADDLVNWAVAGWDQGRLHGKAIEIG, from the coding sequence TTGGATCCGGCAAGAAAGGCTTCCAACGCACACGACCTACCTTATCGCGGCCGGTTCGCACCCTCGCCGACCGGTCCGCTGCACCTGGGATCGCTCTTCACTGCCCTCGCCAGTTATCTGCAAGCCCGCGCTCATGGCGGCGCTTGGCTGATACGGATTGATGACGTCGATTGCGCGCGCAGCGTGCCCGGCGCCGCCGACGCCATCCTGACCACCCTGGAACGCTTTTCACTGTTCTGGGACGGCGCGGCCGTTTACCAGAGCCAGCGGACCGCGCACTATCAATCCGCGGTCGAGCGCCTGTCCGCCCAAGGCAGGCTGTATGCCTGTACCTGCACCCGCAAGAACCTGGTTCAGTGGCCGCGCTACCCGGGGCTATGCCGTGGCCGCCCGAACCCCACGGCCATGCCCCATGCCCTGCGACTGATCACCGAGGGTGAGGTCGTGACCGTGCTGGATGGTTTACAAGGCGCCTACAGTCAGGACTTTGACCGGGAGGTAGGTGATTTCATCGTCTGGCGCAGTGACGGCATCCACGCCTACCATCTCGCAACCGTGGTGGATGATGCCGAGGCGGGCATAACGGAAGTAGTTCGCGGGGTCGACCTGCTGGAGTCAACTCCGCGCCAAGTGTTGCTTCAACGCGCCCTGAACTTTCACACACCGGCCTACCTGCATTTGCCCGTCTTGGTCGATAAAGCCGGGATCAAGCTGAGCAAACAGACGGGGGCGGCCCCCGTCGATTTACGGAAACCCGGCGAGCTGCTGTATTCGCTCCTGCCCCTGCTTGGATTTTCGCCCCCGTCTGAGTTGAGCGATGCACCCGCCGACGACCTTGTGAACTGGGCGGTGGCGGGCTGGGATCAGGGCCGCTTACACGGCAAGGCTATTGAGATCGGCTAG
- a CDS encoding sodium ion-translocating decarboxylase subunit beta, whose product MGSFADLWLSTGLSNFQWGQVVMMGVGFLLIYLAVRKGFEPLLLLPIGFGAVLSNIPVAGIAEEGGLLSYLYYGIKSGIFPLLIFMGVGAMTDFGPMLANPKTLLLGAAAQFGIFGTLLGALALNAVPGLNFTFRDAAAIAIIGGADGPTAIYVASRLAPDLLGAIAVAAYSYMALVPLIQPPIMRALTTPEERLIEMEQMRHVGRQEKIVFPLILLMLAALLLPSAAPLVGMFCLGNLMRECGVVERLSKTSQNELINIVTIFLGLSVGSKLSAQAFLRPETLGILVLGAIAFSFGTAAGVIMAKIMNRFSEHKVNPLIGAAGVSAVPMSARVANKVGQESNPHNFLLMHAMGPNVAGVIGSAVAAGVLLALVQ is encoded by the coding sequence ATGGGCAGTTTTGCGGATCTGTGGCTGAGCACTGGCCTGTCCAATTTTCAGTGGGGCCAGGTGGTGATGATGGGAGTGGGCTTTCTGCTAATTTATTTGGCGGTACGCAAGGGCTTTGAGCCCCTGCTGCTGCTTCCCATCGGTTTTGGAGCGGTTTTGAGCAATATTCCTGTGGCGGGCATTGCGGAGGAAGGAGGGCTGCTGTCGTATCTGTACTATGGCATCAAGTCTGGCATCTTTCCTCTGCTGATCTTCATGGGCGTCGGTGCCATGACTGACTTCGGACCCATGCTGGCCAACCCGAAGACCCTGCTTCTGGGAGCGGCCGCCCAGTTCGGTATCTTCGGTACTCTGCTGGGTGCACTGGCGCTCAATGCGGTGCCAGGACTCAATTTTACCTTCCGCGACGCCGCGGCCATCGCCATCATCGGGGGTGCCGATGGTCCCACCGCAATTTACGTGGCTTCGCGGCTGGCGCCGGATCTCCTGGGTGCCATTGCGGTGGCAGCCTATTCCTATATGGCCTTGGTACCCCTGATTCAGCCGCCCATCATGCGGGCCCTGACCACCCCCGAGGAGCGCCTGATTGAAATGGAGCAGATGCGCCATGTCGGCCGGCAGGAGAAAATCGTCTTTCCGCTGATTCTATTGATGCTGGCGGCCCTGCTGTTGCCCTCCGCTGCCCCTCTAGTTGGGATGTTCTGTCTGGGCAATCTGATGCGCGAGTGTGGCGTGGTGGAGCGTCTCAGCAAGACATCCCAGAACGAACTGATCAATATCGTCACCATCTTCCTCGGCCTGTCGGTGGGTTCCAAGCTCAGCGCCCAGGCCTTTCTGAGGCCAGAGACTCTGGGCATCCTGGTGCTCGGCGCCATAGCCTTCAGTTTTGGGACGGCCGCAGGTGTGATCATGGCCAAAATCATGAACCGGTTCAGCGAGCATAAGGTAAATCCACTCATCGGCGCGGCCGGCGTTTCTGCCGTGCCCATGTCGGCACGCGTGGCGAACAAGGTCGGTCAGGAAAGCAACCCCCACAACTTCCTGCTGATGCACGCCATGGGACCCAATGTGGCAGGGGTCATCGGTTCGGCCGTGGCCGCAGGCGTGTTGCTCGCCCTGGTTCAATAA
- the oadA gene encoding sodium-extruding oxaloacetate decarboxylase subunit alpha, whose translation MANRLGITEVVLRDAHQSLLATRLRIEDMLPICGKLDQVGFWSMESWGGATFDACIRYLGEDPWERLRTLKQAMPNTPQQMLLRAQNLLGYRHYADDLVDKFIERAAENGVDVFRIFDALNDVRNFQRAVKAAIECGKHAQAAISYTVSPVHTIDMWVDLAKRLEDMGVHSVAIKDMAGLLKPYVAEELISRLKASLSVPIHMQCHATTGLSTATIVKAVEAGIDNVDTAISSMSMTYGHSPTESVVSIFEGLGRDTGLDIALLEEIASYFREVRKKYAKFEGTLRGVDSRILVAQVPGGMLTNMESQLKEQGALQRMDEVLKEIPLVREDLGFIPLVTPTSQIVGSQAVINVLAGERYKTITKETAGVLKGEYGATPAPVNAELQARVLGSFEPITCRPADLLEPELDKLTAELDKLALEQGLRLAEQAVDDVLTYALFAQTGLKFLQNRGKPEAFEPAPGSGPSAAVVAESDSANGAKSYVVRVNGRNYQVEVAPGGALTQLMPVGAAAAPLAAMGAENVKAPMAGHILRINVREGQGVDAGQVVVVMEAMKMETEVRVRGSGTVQEVCVKVGDTVAANDVLVKLG comes from the coding sequence ATGGCCAATCGGCTCGGCATCACCGAGGTCGTTCTGCGCGACGCCCATCAGTCTCTGCTGGCAACCCGCCTACGCATCGAGGATATGCTGCCCATCTGCGGCAAACTGGACCAAGTGGGCTTCTGGTCCATGGAAAGTTGGGGCGGGGCGACTTTCGATGCCTGCATTCGCTATCTGGGCGAAGACCCGTGGGAACGGCTGCGTACCCTGAAGCAGGCCATGCCCAATACACCCCAACAGATGTTGCTGCGCGCCCAGAATCTGCTGGGATACCGTCACTATGCTGACGACCTGGTGGACAAGTTTATAGAACGCGCCGCCGAAAACGGCGTCGATGTGTTCCGGATTTTCGATGCCCTGAACGATGTGCGCAATTTCCAGCGCGCCGTTAAAGCCGCCATCGAGTGCGGAAAGCACGCTCAAGCGGCCATTTCCTACACCGTAAGCCCGGTCCATACCATCGACATGTGGGTGGATCTGGCCAAGCGCCTGGAAGATATGGGGGTCCATTCCGTCGCCATCAAGGACATGGCCGGATTGCTAAAACCCTATGTCGCAGAGGAGTTGATTTCCCGATTGAAGGCGTCCCTGAGCGTACCGATCCACATGCAGTGTCACGCCACCACCGGCCTCAGCACGGCGACTATCGTCAAGGCGGTGGAAGCGGGCATCGACAACGTCGATACGGCCATTTCTTCCATGAGCATGACCTACGGCCACAGCCCGACCGAATCGGTGGTATCCATCTTCGAAGGTCTTGGTCGCGATACCGGGCTGGATATCGCGCTGCTGGAAGAGATCGCCTCCTATTTTCGCGAAGTGCGCAAGAAGTACGCAAAGTTCGAGGGTACCCTGCGGGGCGTCGACAGTCGCATTCTCGTCGCCCAGGTTCCAGGCGGCATGCTCACCAACATGGAGAGTCAACTCAAGGAGCAGGGCGCCTTGCAGCGCATGGATGAAGTGCTGAAGGAAATTCCCCTGGTACGGGAAGATTTGGGCTTTATTCCCCTGGTTACGCCCACGTCTCAGATCGTAGGCAGTCAGGCCGTCATCAATGTGCTGGCCGGCGAACGCTACAAAACCATCACCAAGGAGACGGCTGGCGTTCTGAAAGGCGAATACGGCGCCACACCCGCGCCCGTCAATGCGGAATTGCAGGCCCGCGTACTGGGAAGTTTCGAGCCCATCACCTGCCGTCCGGCTGACCTCTTGGAGCCGGAGCTGGATAAGCTGACTGCGGAGTTGGACAAACTCGCCTTAGAACAAGGCCTACGCTTGGCCGAGCAGGCAGTGGATGACGTCCTTACTTACGCGCTATTTGCGCAGACCGGTCTGAAATTTCTGCAGAATCGCGGAAAACCAGAGGCCTTTGAGCCGGCCCCAGGTTCGGGGCCGAGTGCGGCGGTCGTGGCCGAAAGCGATAGTGCCAACGGTGCCAAATCCTATGTCGTTCGAGTCAATGGCCGCAATTACCAGGTAGAGGTTGCCCCAGGCGGTGCGCTCACGCAGCTCATGCCGGTGGGTGCGGCGGCGGCGCCATTGGCCGCGATGGGGGCGGAGAATGTCAAGGCGCCCATGGCGGGCCATATCCTCCGAATCAATGTCAGGGAAGGGCAGGGCGTCGACGCGGGACAGGTGGTTGTGGTCATGGAGGCCATGAAGATGGAGACCGAGGTCCGCGTGCGCGGATCCGGGACCGTGCAGGAGGTGTGCGTTAAGGTTGGCGACACCGTGGCCGCCAACGACGTTCTGGTCAAGCTGGGATAA
- a CDS encoding L,D-transpeptidase gives MPSTRYERDEGALAKFSPGKTLKAFAPYQDPPFSEALALPNPLREPLFQSYRVIVVVNMLSQPFWGRAQTLRVYLRGQGLIRYWLISSGGKGFETPSGYFVPQGFSSRHWSSRYDAPMLWAVFFNSGISLHSSLDRGALRDMGRAATSHGCVRIEDHRAEELYHLIGHSGYGPVDRLDRNGLQIKKKGQAAKLLAYKTLIIVAPTRQWGTQPSVKQAAKVNVAHKASEASVARNLPATRTSAKAGSSQTAQTNAKSHRNRTQKARK, from the coding sequence ATGCCCAGCACGCGCTACGAGCGGGATGAGGGGGCGCTGGCCAAGTTTTCTCCAGGGAAGACGTTGAAGGCATTTGCGCCCTACCAGGACCCGCCCTTCTCCGAGGCCCTTGCCCTGCCTAATCCCCTGCGTGAACCGCTCTTTCAGAGCTATCGGGTCATCGTGGTGGTAAACATGCTGAGCCAACCATTCTGGGGGAGGGCGCAGACGCTTCGGGTGTACCTGCGTGGTCAGGGCTTGATCCGCTACTGGTTGATTTCATCGGGCGGAAAGGGATTCGAGACGCCCTCGGGATACTTCGTGCCCCAAGGTTTCTCCTCCCGGCACTGGTCCAGTCGTTATGATGCGCCCATGCTGTGGGCGGTGTTTTTCAACTCCGGGATTTCCCTGCATTCCTCCCTGGATCGTGGTGCCCTGAGGGACATGGGACGTGCAGCTACTTCGCATGGCTGCGTGCGCATCGAGGACCATCGCGCTGAGGAACTGTACCATCTCATAGGGCACAGCGGTTATGGACCGGTGGACCGTCTTGACCGCAACGGGTTACAGATAAAGAAAAAGGGGCAGGCCGCCAAGTTGTTGGCCTACAAGACCCTGATCATCGTTGCACCCACCCGCCAATGGGGGACGCAGCCTTCAGTGAAGCAAGCCGCCAAGGTAAACGTGGCTCACAAGGCCTCAGAGGCCAGCGTTGCCAGAAATCTACCGGCCACGCGAACCAGTGCAAAAGCAGGTTCTAGCCAAACGGCGCAGACGAACGCGAAATCTCATCGGAACAGAACGCAAAAAGCCCGCAAATAG
- the dksA gene encoding RNA polymerase-binding protein DksA, with product MPSVKANEQHVTPFSFAPYQPTEGEEYMNDAQVEHFRRILQNWKAELMREVDRTVHHMQDEAANFPDPNDRATQESEFSLELRTRDRERKLIKKIEEALENLERGDYGYCETCGIEIGLRRLEARPTATQCIDCKTLDEIREKQIG from the coding sequence ATGCCCAGCGTCAAAGCCAACGAGCAACACGTCACGCCATTCAGCTTCGCGCCTTACCAGCCCACGGAAGGCGAGGAATACATGAATGACGCACAGGTCGAACATTTTCGCCGCATTCTACAGAATTGGAAGGCGGAGCTCATGCGTGAAGTTGACCGTACCGTACACCACATGCAGGATGAAGCCGCGAACTTCCCCGACCCTAACGATCGCGCCACGCAGGAATCGGAATTCAGTCTTGAGCTTCGCACCCGCGACCGGGAGCGTAAGCTGATCAAGAAGATCGAGGAAGCCCTGGAGAATCTGGAACGGGGCGATTACGGCTACTGTGAAACCTGCGGTATCGAGATCGGCCTGCGCCGCCTCGAGGCAAGGCCGACCGCCACACAGTGCATCGACTGCAAGACCTTGGACGAGATCCGCGAGAAACAGATCGGCTGA
- a CDS encoding OadG family protein produces the protein MESSISHLVLSGLNLMLIGMTIVFLFLALLVWIIGFTARLVNRFSPEFSVTVPEPGTVYPVSHEPESESELIAVISAAIHRHQNN, from the coding sequence ATGGAATCATCAATTAGCCACCTGGTTCTATCAGGCTTAAACCTGATGCTGATCGGCATGACCATTGTGTTTCTGTTCCTGGCACTACTGGTCTGGATCATCGGATTTACGGCGCGTCTGGTAAACCGGTTTTCGCCGGAATTCAGCGTAACCGTACCGGAACCGGGCACTGTCTACCCCGTGAGCCACGAGCCTGAGTCCGAGTCCGAACTGATCGCCGTGATCAGCGCTGCCATCCACCGGCACCAAAACAACTAA
- the pgaD gene encoding poly-beta-1,6-N-acetyl-D-glucosamine biosynthesis protein PgaD codes for MTELVINAPDLQTFQQRLVAALLAVTGWLLWSYIFFPLVTLSCWLVDNDVCSQWVNFAGGYLQLQRMLDIYLQTIAALSLLWAIWLSYNSIRRRLRTGKQEPACIGIEDLCQEFQLPRDALARCRESRYTTLRFDSKGRIISLETD; via the coding sequence GTGACCGAACTCGTCATTAACGCGCCCGATTTACAGACCTTTCAGCAGCGCCTGGTGGCGGCGCTCCTGGCGGTGACCGGGTGGCTGCTCTGGAGCTATATCTTTTTTCCTCTCGTGACCCTCAGTTGTTGGCTGGTGGATAACGATGTGTGCTCCCAGTGGGTCAACTTTGCTGGGGGTTATCTGCAACTCCAACGCATGCTGGACATATATCTCCAGACCATCGCCGCGCTGAGTCTGCTCTGGGCAATCTGGTTATCCTACAATTCGATCCGCCGCCGCTTGCGGACAGGGAAGCAGGAGCCTGCTTGCATAGGCATCGAGGATCTTTGCCAGGAATTCCAGCTGCCTCGCGACGCGCTGGCGCGCTGCCGCGAAAGCCGCTACACCACTCTCCGCTTTGACAGTAAAGGACGCATCATTTCCCTGGAAACCGATTGA